From one Humulus lupulus chromosome 8, drHumLupu1.1, whole genome shotgun sequence genomic stretch:
- the LOC133797243 gene encoding eukaryotic initiation factor 4A-10-like, with protein sequence MAGLAPEGSQFDARQYDAKMTELLDGQDDFFKSYDEVCDSFDAMGLKENLLRGIYAYGFEKPSAIQQRGIVPFCKGLDVIQQAQSGTGKTATFCSGVLQQLDYDLTECQGLVLAPTRELAQQIEKVMRALGDYLGVKVHACVGGTSVREDQRILSSGVHVVVGTPGRVFDMLRRQSLRPDYIKMFVLDEADEMLSRGFKDQIYDIFQLLPSKIQVGVFSATMPPEALEITRKFMNNPVRILVKRDELTLEGIKQFYVNVDKEDWKFETLCDLYETLAITQSVIFVNTRRKVDWLTDKMRSRDHTVSATHGDMDQNTRDIIMREFRSGSSRVLITTDLLARGIDVQQVSLVINYDLPTQPENYLHRIGRSGRFGRKGVAINFITTDDDRMVSDIQKFYNVLIEELPSNVADLL encoded by the exons ATGGCGGGATTAGCACCAGAAGGATCACAGTTTGACGCACGTCAGTATGATGCCAAGATGACTGAGTT ACTTGATGGACAGGatgatttttttaaatcataTGACGAAGTTTGCGATAGCTTTGATGCTATGGGTTTGAAAGAGAACCTCCTTAGGGGCATTTATGCTTATG GTTTTGAAAAACCCTCAGCTATTCAACAAAGGGGAATTGTTCCCTTCTGCAAGGGTCTTGATGTCATACAACAAGCTCAATCTGGAACTGGAAAGACAGCAACTTTCTGCTCTGGTGTCTTGCAACAGCTTGACTATGACTTGACCGAATGCCAGGGTTTGGTGCTTGCACCAACTCGTGAACTTGCTCAACAGATTGAGAAGGTCATGCGTGCCCTTGGAGACTATCTTGGTGTGAAGGTGCATGCCTGTGTTGGTGGCACAAGTGTTCGGGAAGACCAGCGCATATTGTCAAGTGGGGTTCATGTTGTCGTTGGCACTCCAGGTCGTGTTTTTGACATGCTGAGGAGACAGTCTCTTCGTCCTGATTACATAAAAATGTTTGTTTTGGATGAGGCTGATGAAATGCTTTCAAGAGGGTTCAAAGATCAG ATCTATGACATTTTCCAGCTTCTCCCAAGCAAGATCCAGGTTGGGGTATTTTCTGCTACTATGCCCCCTGAAGCTCTGGAGATCACCAGGAAGTTCATGAACAATCCAGTGAGGATTCTTGTTAAGCGTGATGAGCTTACCCTTGAGGGTATTAAGCAATTCTATGTCAATGTCGACAAGGAGGATTGGAAATTTGAAACCCTGTGTGATCTTTACGAGACCTTGGCTATTACTCAGAGTGTCATTTTCGTCAACACCCGGCGCAAGGTAGACTGGCTGACTGACAAGATGAGGAGCCGAGACCACACAGTGTCGGCCACCCACGGAGACATGGACCAGAATACCAGAGACATTATTATGCGTGAATTCCGATCTGGGTCTTCCCGTGTTTTGATCACTACGGATCTCTTGGCTCGTGGTATTGATGTGCAACAAGTCTCACTTGTCATAAACTATGATCTCCCAACTCAGCCCGAGAACTATCTCCATCGTATTGGACGGAGTGGAAGGTTCGGAAGGAAAGGTGTGGCAATCAACTTCATAACAACCGACGATGATAGGATGGTCTCTGACATCCAGAAGTTCTATAATGTTTTGATCGAGGAGCTGCCTTCAAATGTTGCTGATCTCCTGTGA
- the LOC133795399 gene encoding secreted RxLR effector protein 161-like has product MYAQVCTRPDIAYIVGVLGRYLSNPGIDHWKAAKKVMRYLKRTRDYMLTYRRSDHFEIIGYSDSDFAGCQDSRRSTSGYIYLLGGGAISWRSAKQTLIASSTMAAEFVACYEASNHGIWLRNFVTRLRIVDGIERPLKLYCDNKSAVLYSNNNRSSTKSKHIDIKFLVVKERVQSGQICIEHLGTNSMIADPLTKGFSPKVFREHTARMGVLEYEDI; this is encoded by the coding sequence atgtatgctcaaGTTTGTACGCGTCCGGATATAGCGTACATTGTTGGAGTGTTAGGCAGATACTTAAGCAATCCAGGAATTGATCACTGGAAAGCAGCCAAAAAGGTTATGAGATATTTGAAGAGAACAAGAGATTACATGCTCACATATAGGAGGTCAGATCACTTTGAGATCATTGGATATTCTGACTCTGACTTTGCGGGATGCCAAGATAGTAGGAGATCCACTTCGGGCTACATATATCTGTTAGgtggtggagctatatcatggaggagtgcAAAACAAACACTCATAGCTTCATCCACCATGGCAGCAgagtttgttgcatgttatgaGGCATCCAACCATGGTATATGGCTGAGAAACTTTGTCACCAGGCTGCGCATTGTGGATGGAATTGAAAGACCACTTAAGTTGTATTGTGACAATAAGTCAGCTGTAttgtattccaacaacaacaGGAGCTCGACAAAGTCAAAACATATTGACATCAAGTTCCTTGTTGTAAAAGAAAGGGTACAGAGTGGACAGATTTGTATAGAACACTTAGGTACAAACTCCATGATTGCAGACCCCCTTACTAAGGGTTTTTCGCCCAAGGTCTTTCGTGAGCACACTGCTCGTATGGGTGTTTTAGAGTATGAGGATATCTAG
- the LOC133797244 gene encoding THO complex subunit 6 translates to MCGDATNWDEETYRESILKEREIQTRTVFRTVWTPSQNPSPDSIVVASSDGSLGSYSISSIISELPLGLENAKAPHYFEAEPECFLQGHEGPLYDVKFYGDGEDALLLSCGDDGRIRGWRWKDCTESEVPIPLQGKHMRPVLDLMNPQHKGPWGALSPVPENNAIAVNTLGGSIYAAAGDSCAYCWDVETGQVKMVYKGHSDYLHSIIARNSTNQIITGSEDGTARIWDCRSGKCIQVIEPAKEMKLKGYSSYVGCINLDASESWLACGSGRSLSVWNLPASECISKISTSASVQDVVFDENQIVAVGAEPLLNRFNINGEILSQIQCAPQSAFSVSLHPSGVTAVGGYGGLVDVISQFGSHLCTFRCQFEY, encoded by the exons ATGTGCGGGGACGCAACCAACTGGGACGAAGAGACTTACAGGGAAAGCATATTGAAGGAGAGAGAAATTCAAACTCGGACCGTTTTCCGAACCGTCTGGACTCCCTCACAAAACCCTAGTCCGGACTCCATCGTCGTCGCCTCCAGTGATGGATCCCTCGGTTCTTACTCCATTTCATCCATTATTTCCGAGCTT CCATTAGGACTAGAAAATGCCAAAGCTCCACA CTATTTTGAGGCTGAACCTGAGTGCTTCCTTCAAGGGCATGAAGGACCTTTATATGATGTAAAATTCTACGGTGATGGTGAGGATGCTTTACTGCTAAG TTGCGGTGATGATGGTCGTATTCGAGGATGGAGGTGGAAGGATTGTACGGAATCTGAGGTTCCTATTCCACTGCAAG gAAAGCACATGAGACCAGTTCTTGACTTGATGAATCCTCAACATAA AGGTCCTTGGGGAGCTTTATCTCCAGTCCCTGAGAACAATGCTATTGCTGTTAATACTCTG GGGGGGTCCATATATGCAGCTGCAGGTGATTCTTGTGCTTATTGTTGGGATGTG GAGACTGGTCAAGTGAAAATGGTTTATAAGGGGCATTCAGATTACTTGCATAGTATAATTGCTAGAAACTCTACTAATCAG ATTATAACTGGTTCAGAGGATGGCACAGCACGAATATGGG ATTGCAGAAGTGGAAAGTGTATTCAAGTGATTGAGCCAGCAAAGGAGATGAAGCTGAAAGGATATTCCTCATATGTTGGCTGCATTAATCTTGATGCAAGTGAAAGCTGGTTG GCTTGTGGGAGTGGTCGGAGTTTATCAGTATGGAATCTTCCTGCTTCTGAATGTATTTCGAAGATTTCAACTTCTGCATCTGTGCAGGATGTGGTATTTGATGAGAACCAA ATAGTAGCAGTTGGGGCAGAACCCCTGCTCAATCGATTCAATATAAACGGGGAGATTCTTTCACAAATACAATGTGCTCCTCAGTCAGCTTTTTCTGTCTCATTACATCCATCTGGG GTTACAGCCGTTGGTGGTTATGGAGGCCTTGTTGATGTTATCTCACAATTTGGAAGCCACTTGTGCACATTTCGCTGCCAATTTGAATATTAA